A stretch of the Aegilops tauschii subsp. strangulata cultivar AL8/78 chromosome 4, Aet v6.0, whole genome shotgun sequence genome encodes the following:
- the LOC141021575 gene encoding uncharacterized protein, with translation METEEGLDLSLSLRQYTPPWSQLVFACCYCPRSFRSSQALGGHQNAHRPARPRRATALSSAAAAGELGKAAVDHHRSAWPRPGAHAWRAGHSQQASSGTRRGDQELADEAIDLSLKL, from the coding sequence ATGGAGACGGAAGAGGGGCTCGACCTGAGCCTGTCGCTGCGCCAGTACACGCCGCCGTGGTCGCAGCTGGTGTTCGCCTGCTGCTACTGCCCACGCAGCTTCAGGAGCTCCCAGGCGCTCGGCGGCCACCAGAACGCGCACAGGCCGGCCAGGCCCAGGCGGGCCACGGCGCTCTcttcagcggcggcggcgggagagcTTGGTAAGGCCGCCGTCGACCACCACCGCAGCGCCTGGCCGCGCCCCGGCGCCCACGCGTGGCGAGCAGGACACAGCCAGCAGGCCTCGTCCGGGACAAGAAGAGGCGACCAAGAGCTTGCGGATGAGGCGATTGATCTGTCCCTCAAGCTATGA